A section of the Bacillus thermozeamaize genome encodes:
- a CDS encoding argininosuccinate lyase, with amino-acid sequence MKLWGGRFTKPTDELVEQYTASIHFDQQLAEQDIQGSLAHVKMLGKCGILPAEDVAAIVRGLLAIRQRIRQGEVTFSVAHEDIHMNIEALLIEEVGPVGGKLHTGRSRNDQVALDMHLWLREKVVLLTGRLLRLQEALHKQAGQHLDTILPGYTHLQRAQPILLAHHLMAYFWMFQRDVERLMDAYKRINRSPLGAGALAGTTFPIDRQWVAEQLAFDGIYENSLDAVSDRDFIIEFLAAASLLMMHLSRLSEELVLWSSSEYQFVELDDAFCTGSSIMPQKKNPDVPELVRGKTGRVYGHLIGLLTVLKGLPLAYNKDMQEDKEGMFDTVATLDGALALFAPMVETMKVNRERMLQSVREDFSNATDLADYLVNRGMPFRQAHEVVGKAVLYCIQHGKYLLDLSLDEYRQWSPLFDEEIYQVLQPERVVNARNVAGGTARPQVEEALRQAEEKLSATRNWLAEKEEALERAQAIGEG; translated from the coding sequence AACCGACCGATGAACTGGTGGAGCAGTACACCGCTTCCATCCATTTTGACCAGCAACTGGCGGAGCAGGATATCCAGGGCAGCTTGGCCCATGTGAAAATGCTCGGCAAGTGCGGGATTCTGCCTGCGGAAGATGTGGCGGCGATTGTCCGGGGACTGCTGGCCATCCGCCAGCGGATTCGCCAGGGTGAGGTCACGTTTTCCGTGGCGCATGAGGATATTCACATGAACATCGAGGCGCTGCTGATTGAAGAGGTGGGCCCGGTGGGCGGAAAGCTGCACACCGGCCGCAGCCGGAATGATCAGGTGGCGCTGGACATGCACCTGTGGCTGCGGGAAAAGGTGGTCCTGCTGACGGGACGCCTGCTCCGTCTGCAGGAGGCGCTCCACAAGCAGGCCGGACAACATTTGGATACCATCCTGCCGGGCTACACGCACCTGCAGCGGGCACAGCCGATCCTGCTGGCGCACCACCTGATGGCCTATTTCTGGATGTTCCAACGGGATGTGGAACGGCTGATGGACGCCTACAAGCGGATCAACCGTTCGCCCCTGGGGGCGGGTGCGCTGGCCGGGACCACCTTCCCGATTGACCGGCAGTGGGTGGCCGAGCAGCTGGCCTTTGACGGGATTTACGAAAATAGCCTGGATGCGGTCAGTGACCGGGATTTCATCATTGAGTTTCTGGCGGCCGCTTCCCTGTTGATGATGCACCTGTCGAGGCTGAGTGAGGAACTGGTTCTCTGGTCGAGCAGCGAATATCAGTTTGTGGAGCTGGACGATGCCTTCTGCACCGGCTCCAGCATCATGCCGCAAAAAAAGAACCCCGATGTGCCGGAACTGGTACGCGGCAAGACCGGGCGGGTATACGGCCACCTGATCGGCCTCCTGACGGTGCTCAAAGGGTTGCCGCTGGCTTACAACAAGGACATGCAGGAAGACAAAGAAGGAATGTTTGACACGGTGGCCACCCTGGACGGCGCGTTGGCCCTGTTTGCTCCCATGGTGGAGACGATGAAGGTCAACCGGGAGCGGATGCTGCAGTCGGTACGGGAGGATTTCTCCAATGCCACCGATCTGGCCGATTACCTGGTAAACAGGGGGATGCCGTTCCGCCAGGCCCACGAGGTGGTGGGCAAGGCGGTCCTGTACTGCATCCAGCACGGCAAATACCTGCTGGACCTGAGCCTGGACGAATATCGCCAATGGTCGCCGTTGTTCGACGAGGAGATTTATCAGGTGTTGCAGCCGGAACGGGTGGTCAATGCCCGGAATGTGGCTGGAGGGACGGCGCGGCCCCAAGTGGAGGAAGCCCTCCGCCAGGCGGAGGAGAAGCTGTCCGCAACCAGAAACTGGCTGGCGGAAAAAGAGGAAGCTTTGGAACGGGCGCAGGCGATTGGTGAAGGATGA
- a CDS encoding aromatic amino acid aminotransferase (catalyzes the transamination of the aromatic amino acid forming a ketoacid; first step in aromatic amino acid degradation in lactococci), which yields MSKRLALSSIRHRLSHTVSALPPSGIRRFFDLVSTMDNVISLGVGEPDFVTPWKVRDACVEALEQGYTTYTSNSGLPALREAVAEYLWGQYQLRYEPGEEILITVGASEAIDLALRAILNPGDEVLVIEPAYISYAPCVTLAGGTPVAVDTDARTGFKPTAEQLERHITPRTKAIIFCFPNNPTGAALRKEELASLAEVIRRHDLLVISDEIYGELTYEGKHVSIASLPDMKDRTILISGMSKAFAMTGWRIGYACGHPEVIELMRKIHQYTMLCAPIMSQMAAVEALRNGLDEMREMVLSYKQRRNLFIKGLNQIGLPCHQPEGAFYAFPSIKETGLTSEEFAERLLFEAGVAVVPGNVFGKSGHGYIRCSYATSVQQITEALERMARFLQRLR from the coding sequence ATGAGCAAGCGACTCGCCCTTTCATCCATCCGGCATCGTCTGTCGCATACGGTCAGTGCGCTCCCTCCTTCCGGCATCCGCCGCTTTTTTGATCTCGTTTCCACGATGGACAACGTCATCTCGCTCGGCGTTGGCGAACCCGATTTTGTCACTCCCTGGAAGGTGCGCGATGCCTGCGTGGAAGCGCTGGAACAGGGATACACCACCTATACGTCCAACAGCGGTCTCCCCGCATTGCGGGAGGCGGTTGCAGAGTACCTGTGGGGACAATACCAGCTGCGGTATGAGCCGGGAGAAGAAATCCTCATTACCGTCGGGGCCAGCGAAGCGATCGATCTGGCGTTGCGCGCCATTCTCAATCCAGGGGATGAGGTGCTGGTTATCGAGCCAGCCTATATTTCCTACGCGCCGTGTGTCACCCTGGCCGGAGGCACCCCGGTCGCAGTGGACACAGATGCCCGCACAGGCTTTAAGCCGACAGCGGAACAGCTCGAGCGGCACATCACTCCGCGCACCAAGGCCATCATCTTTTGTTTTCCCAACAATCCGACAGGAGCCGCCTTGCGCAAGGAGGAGCTTGCCTCGCTGGCAGAGGTGATCCGCCGCCATGATCTGTTGGTTATCTCGGATGAGATTTACGGCGAACTGACTTACGAGGGAAAACACGTCAGCATCGCTTCCCTGCCGGACATGAAAGACCGGACCATCCTGATCTCCGGCATGTCCAAGGCGTTCGCCATGACAGGCTGGCGGATCGGATACGCTTGCGGCCATCCGGAAGTGATTGAGCTGATGCGGAAAATACACCAGTACACCATGCTTTGCGCACCGATCATGTCGCAAATGGCCGCGGTGGAAGCGCTGCGCAACGGCCTCGATGAGATGCGCGAAATGGTTCTCTCCTACAAGCAACGGCGCAACCTGTTCATCAAGGGCTTGAATCAGATTGGCCTTCCCTGCCATCAGCCAGAAGGCGCGTTTTACGCATTTCCGTCCATCAAGGAGACCGGCCTGACATCAGAAGAATTTGCCGAACGCCTCCTGTTTGAGGCCGGCGTGGCAGTGGTCCCGGGCAATGTGTTCGGAAAAAGCGGCCACGGCTACATTCGCTGTTCCTATGCGACGTCCGTGCAACAGATCACGGAGGCCCTGGAACGGATGGCCCGTTTTCTCCAGCGGCTCCGCTGA
- a CDS encoding AsnC family transcriptional regulator, with translation MESADKQAKQQLVQQLLHLLEDNSRYDIPTLAGLLATSEEEVDALIKELEDKKVILKYTATIAWDKTDHVPVTAMIDVKVTPKKGVGFDEIARRIYRYPEVEAVYLMSGAYDLSVIVKGKTMHEIAEFVAKKLSPLDSVISTTTHFILKKYKHDGVIFDDGSDDRRMVITP, from the coding sequence ATGGAATCTGCAGACAAACAAGCGAAACAGCAACTGGTTCAACAGTTGCTTCACCTGCTGGAGGACAACAGCCGCTACGACATTCCGACGCTCGCCGGCCTTCTGGCCACCTCGGAAGAAGAGGTAGACGCCTTGATCAAGGAATTGGAAGACAAGAAAGTGATCCTCAAATACACGGCCACCATCGCCTGGGACAAGACCGATCATGTTCCAGTGACGGCCATGATCGATGTCAAGGTGACGCCGAAAAAAGGCGTCGGCTTTGACGAGATCGCGCGGCGCATCTACCGCTATCCGGAAGTGGAGGCGGTATACCTGATGTCGGGAGCCTACGATCTCTCCGTCATTGTAAAGGGCAAGACGATGCACGAAATTGCGGAATTTGTGGCCAAAAAACTCTCTCCCTTGGATTCGGTCATATCCACCACCACCCACTTTATCCTAAAAAAATACAAACATGATGGTGTCATCTTCGATGACGGATCGGATGACCGGCGCATGGTGATCACGCCATGA
- a CDS encoding cell division ATP-binding protein FtsE, with protein sequence MIDLFDVWKTYPNGSHALRGVNLSIKHGEFVYLVGPSGAGKSTLIKLMYREEKPTKGQIFFDGFNLSRIKEREIPKIRRKIGVVFQDFKLLHRLTVYENVSFALEVVDTPKSRIKKRVEQVLEQVQLLHKKERYPSELSGGEQQRVSLARALANKPSVIIADEPTGNLDPDTSWDIMQLFVEINRQGTTVVMATHNKEIVNTIRKRVIAVEDGRIVRDEQRGEYGYDR encoded by the coding sequence ATGATCGATCTGTTCGATGTCTGGAAAACCTATCCCAATGGTTCTCATGCCTTGCGTGGCGTCAATCTTTCGATCAAGCATGGCGAGTTTGTTTACCTGGTCGGCCCGAGCGGCGCCGGGAAGTCCACATTGATCAAACTGATGTATCGCGAGGAAAAACCGACAAAAGGCCAAATTTTCTTTGACGGGTTTAACCTGTCCCGCATCAAGGAGCGGGAAATTCCCAAGATCCGCCGGAAAATTGGCGTCGTCTTCCAGGATTTCAAGCTGCTCCATCGCTTGACCGTATATGAAAATGTCTCCTTCGCCCTGGAAGTGGTCGATACCCCGAAATCACGCATCAAAAAACGTGTCGAACAAGTGTTGGAGCAGGTGCAGTTGCTACATAAAAAGGAACGTTATCCTTCCGAACTATCCGGCGGCGAACAACAGCGCGTCTCGTTGGCCCGCGCGCTGGCCAACAAGCCTTCGGTGATCATCGCGGATGAGCCGACCGGCAACCTCGATCCAGATACATCGTGGGATATCATGCAGCTGTTTGTGGAGATCAACCGGCAAGGCACAACGGTGGTCATGGCGACACACAACAAGGAGATTGTCAACACCATTCGCAAACGTGTGATCGCCGTGGAAGACGGTCGTATCGTTCGCGACGAGCAGCGGGGGGAATACGGATATGATCGCTAA
- a CDS encoding cell division protein FtsX, with amino-acid sequence MIANRLLRALRDGLKSIVRNGWMSFASVNAVALSMLILGLFYLLVSNINHFTSTVEDQVEMKVYMELTAGEQETKQLEERLRNDPAVKEVQFIPKEKGLEQFSESLGERGQLLEGLKEENPLPDAFLVRTYEPQQIAPLAEQLKRLETVRNVNYGQEYVDKLLSFTDAVRWVGLILVALLAVTAVFLISNTIRITIFSRRQEIEIMKLVGATNWFVRGPFLVEGILLGVFGALIPALLLGIGYSVMVDKSQATLAMYSIELLPVYPLTLQLTGILLLFGACIGGGGSWISVSRFLRV; translated from the coding sequence ATGATCGCTAACCGCCTGCTTCGTGCATTGCGGGACGGACTGAAGAGCATCGTCCGCAACGGCTGGATGAGCTTTGCGTCGGTCAACGCGGTGGCCTTGTCGATGCTCATCCTCGGGTTGTTTTACTTGCTGGTCAGCAACATCAATCACTTTACCTCTACGGTGGAAGACCAGGTCGAGATGAAGGTGTACATGGAACTGACGGCAGGAGAGCAGGAGACCAAACAATTGGAAGAGCGTCTTCGGAACGATCCTGCGGTCAAGGAGGTCCAGTTCATCCCCAAGGAAAAAGGATTGGAGCAGTTTTCGGAGAGCCTTGGCGAGCGAGGCCAGCTGCTTGAGGGGCTGAAGGAGGAAAACCCTCTCCCGGATGCGTTTCTCGTGCGTACCTACGAACCGCAGCAAATCGCCCCTCTGGCGGAGCAGCTCAAGCGATTGGAGACGGTTCGCAACGTCAATTATGGCCAGGAGTATGTGGACAAGCTTCTCTCCTTTACGGATGCGGTGCGCTGGGTGGGGCTGATTTTGGTGGCGTTGCTGGCTGTGACCGCTGTGTTTCTCATCTCCAACACCATACGCATCACCATCTTCTCGCGCCGTCAGGAGATTGAGATCATGAAGCTTGTCGGGGCTACCAACTGGTTTGTCCGTGGCCCATTTCTTGTGGAAGGGATCCTGCTGGGGGTGTTTGGCGCCCTGATCCCCGCGCTGCTTCTGGGGATTGGGTACAGTGTGATGGTGGACAAGTCCCAGGCCACGCTGGCCATGTATTCGATCGAACTGTTGCCTGTTTATCCGCTGACCCTGCAGTTGACAGGGATTTTGCTGTTATTCGGCGCATGCATCGGCGGTGGCGGAAGCTGGATTTCGGTCAGCCGTTTTCTGCGCGTATGA